Proteins encoded together in one Amblyomma americanum isolate KBUSLIRL-KWMA chromosome 1, ASM5285725v1, whole genome shotgun sequence window:
- the LOC144130179 gene encoding uncharacterized protein LOC144130179, which translates to MSEHAEVIQMHHEKYGPHMRNFVRDNTVGACVWVFALSLAVLVILRMLKMIWGDIAAVVHLYKRYTAERRKGVTRNVAFHATALALLAADTSRMEALPVVGRSHTTSERAEDQAQEPTSSAKDHVTAGMQALPTSL; encoded by the exons ATGTCAGAGCACGCCGAGGTTATCCAG ATGCACCACGAAAAGTACGGACCACACATGCGGAACTTCGTGCGTGACAACACTGTCGGGGCCTGCGTATGGGTCTTCGCTCTGAGCTTGGCAGTGCTCGTGATCTTGCGCATGTTAAAGATGATCTGGGGCGACATCGCCGCTGTGGTCCATCTCTACAAGCGCTACACGGCAGAGCGGCGCAAAGGAGTCACTCGGAACGTCGCCTTCCACGCAACGGCGCTAGCATTGCTTGCGGCTGACACGTCACGCATGGAGGCACTCCCTGTTG TTGGTCGGAGCCACACCACTTCAGAACGAGCTGAGGACCAAGCACAAGAACCGACATCATCAGCCAAAGACCACGTGACGGCGGGGATGCAGGCGCTGCCAACGTCTCTGTAG